In Oscillospiraceae bacterium, the DNA window CCCAAACCGTCATGCTTCTCCTCCATCCTTTGGATTCTTAATTTCCCTACTGATTGCCCGCACACGCCCGGCGCCCGGACCGGTTTTGCGCTTTGAACCGTCCGGCGGCACACATCTGCTCCCGGGCATTTTCCCGGGTGATGTCCGTGACGGTGAGTCCGCCCAGCAGGCGGGCGATCTCGTCGACACGGCCGTCCTCATCGAGGCACGCCACCTCCGTAAGGGCGTGTGCGCGCGTCACATCCTTGCGGATGCCGAAGTGCGCATCGGCCATCGCGGCAATTTGCGGCAGATGGGTGACGCACAGGACCTGCCGGTCCCGCGCGAGCAGAGCGAGCCTCTCGGCCACGCGGCCGGCCGCCCGGCCGGAGACGCCGGCGTCGATCTCGTCAAATACCAGAGAGACCGTCTCGTCGCTTTCCGCCAGCACATGTTTGAGCGCCAGCATAATGCGCGACAGCTCCCCGCCCGAGGCGACGCGGGTGATGGACTTTGGCGGTTCTCCCGGATTGGCCGAGAGCAGCAGCCGCACCTCGTCGGTTCCCCGGCTGCGCAGCGCATCGTCCCCCGTACGCGGCGCCGTCTCCACAAGAAACGAGACCCCAGCCATGTCAAGACCGGCCAGCTCCCGCTGCACGCGGCGCGTCAGCGTTTCCGCCGCGGCGCGGCGGTCCTTTGTCAGGTCGGCGGCCAGCGCGATAGCATGCGTTTGGGCGCGCCAACGAGTCTCCTCCCACGCCTTCAGGGTCTGCCCGGCGGAAAGAAGTCCGTCCAGTTCCTCCCGGCAGCGTGCGCCATAGGCGGCGACATCCGCCGCGCTGCCGCCGTACTTCTGTTTCAGACGGTACAAAAGATCCAGTCGTTCCTCGACGGCCGCGAGCTCCCCCGGCACATCCTCCGCCGCGTCGGCGTGCGCATCCACATCGCGCGCCGCGTCCTCGACCAGATACCCAAGTTCCTCCAGCCTGTCACGGATCTGCGCGTACGCCGCCTCAAGGTCGGCAATGTCCGCCAGCGCCCGCGCAGCCGACGCCAGCTGGGAGGCCGCGCCCGGGGCCTCATCGTCCCCCAGAAGGCAGAGACGGACCTGTTCCAGGCCGGCCTGGATCCGGCCGGCGTTGCGTAGCACCCGCCGCCGCGTTCGCAGAGACGCCTCCTCCCCTTCGCCAAGCCGGGCCGCCTCGATCTCCTCGCAGCAGTAAGCGAGATGATTGATGCGGCGGGCCCGCTCCTCCTCGCTCATCCGCAGTCTGTCACATTGTTCTTCTATTTTTTTCCATTCATCGAAGGCCGCTCGATACGCATTGACCTGCGCCTCCAAGCCGGCAAAGCGGTCCAGCAGTATGAGGTGGCGCTCCTCGGACAACAGCGTCTGGCTGTCGTGCTGGCCGTGGATCTGCAGCAGCGCCTCCCCCAGACGCCGCAGCAGCGACACCGTAGCGAGCCGCCCCGCCACGCGGCAGACCTGTCGGCCGTCCGCGGTGATCTCCCGCTGGATCAAGAGCTCCGTCTCCGTACCGAGGTCAAATCCGTTTTCCCGCAGCAACGCGCGCACCGGCGGCGCGGGGTCGTCAAACAGGGCGCTGACCCGGGCCGCCGCGGCCCCGGCGCGCACCAGTTCCCGCGAGGTACGCAGCCCGATGACGGCCCCCAGCGCGTCGATGACGATGGACTTCCCGGCACCCGTCTCCCCGGTCAACACGTTGAGGCCGGCCCCGAAGACAATCTCCGCCTGCTCAATGACGGCAATATTTTCAATGTGCAGAAGCGAGAGCACGGCGAATACCCCCTCCCGGCCGCAAAACGCGGCCAGACCGTCTATCTACGCCAGAATCGTCTGTAGGCGGCGGCAAAGCGTCTCGGCTTTTTGGTTGTCCTTGAGGACGAGAAACGCCGTGTCGTCTCCGGCCAACGAACCTACGAGATCGGGCAATCGCATGGAATCGAGCGCCGAAGCGGCGGCCATCGCCACCCCCGGCATGGTCTTGAGTACAACGATGTTCTGCGCCTGCTCATAGGAGAGCACACTTTCACAAAAGATCGTGCGAAAACGGTCGGAAAACACGGGGTCTCCCTCCCCTGTGGGCAGGGCGTACTTGTAACGCCCCCGGCCGGTCGGGGATTTCACAAGCCGAAGCTCCTTGATGTCCCGGGAAATTGTGGCCTGTGTGGTGTTGTATCCGAAAGTGCGCAGGCGGGTGGAGAGCTCCTCCTGCGTCTCAATGTCCTCGGCCTCGATGATCTCCAGCAGTTTCGCCTGTCGGCTGAATTTCACGGTATCCATCCTCCCGCTTACTCACACTTCGTGGGTACCTCCAACAGCGCCGCGCTCGGCGCCTGGGCATCGTATCACGGCGGCCTGCGCAATTTCCGGTTGAGATGCTCGTAAAAACCGTACGCCTTGACACGGATCAATGTCGTATGCGACGGTGCCCGGCCGATCGACACCTCGTCGCCCGGCTGCAGAGGCAGCGACGAACCGTCCACGGTCAAGAAGGCGGGGTTTCCGGGCTTTGGTCGCAGCGTCAGACGGCGGCCGGCAGAAAACACAATGGACCGCGCAAACAGTGCATGCGGACAGAGCGGCGTGACCACCAAGCCGTCGGCGGCAGGTTCGATGATGGGCCCGCCGGCCGACATGGAGTAGGCGGTGGACCCGGTTGGCGTCGCCACAATGATACCGTCGCCGAAAAAGCCGAGAATCAGCTGCCCGTCCGACAGCACCTCCAGCGGGATGACGCGTCCGGTCAGGCCGCCGGTCAGCACAGCGTCGTTCAGCGCCAGCGCCTCCTCGGCCACAAGACCGCCACGCAGCACCTCCACCCTGAGCATCATGCGCCGGTCCCGAGAAAAGCGCCCCGCCAGCACCTCCCGCAGGAGCGGCAATTCATCGGCCTCTAACTCCGTCATGAACCCCACGCGGCCCAGGTTGACGCCCAAAATCGGGATATCCGCCTTTGATGCGGCCTTAGCCGCATGGAGAATTGTGCCGTCCCCCCCAAGCACGACGATACAGTCGGCTCCGCGCAGGGCCTCCGCCTCCGGGCACACCGCAATGTGCGGCGTGTCCGGCAGTCCCGCCGCACAGGTCTCCGGCAGTGTGACCGCGGCGCCTGCGGCACGGCACAGCGCCGCCACCGCCAAGGTGGCCCCAAACCCTTTGTCTCGCTCTGGGTTTGGATACAGGGCCACTTTTTTCATCTCTCCACCCCACAACCGGAAATTATGGACCGCATCCGCGCGCGTCAACCGCCCAGTTGGGCGTGGGCCTCGGCCACTGCGGCCTCAAGATCGGCGGCATCGGCCGCCGCACCGCGCACCAAAAAGGCGAGGTACTCGATGTTGCCCTCCGGACCCTTGACCGGCGAATGAGAGAGACCCCGCACGGCATATCCGCACCGGGCGGCCGTCTCCAGAAAGCCGGCAAGCACCGCCCGGTGCACCGCCGGGTCGCGCACGACGCCCTTTTTGCCCACCTTGTCCCGCCCGGCCTCAAACTGAGGTTTGACAAGGCAAACGGCCCGTCCGTCCGGCTTCAGGAGCTGCGCCACCGGCGGCAGCACCAACCCCAAAGATATGAAGCTCAGATCCATCACAGCGATGTCCAGCGCGGCGCCGATCTGTTCGGGCGTCACATAACGGATGTTCGTGCGCTCCATAACGACGACGCGCCCGTCCCGCCGCAGACCCCAATCGAGTTGTCCGTATCCGACGTCCACGGCCCACACGCGCGCCGCGCCGCGCCGCAGCAAGCAGTCCGTGAACCCGCCGGTGGACGCACCGGCATCCAGCGCCAGCATGCCCGCCACATCGATCTGAAAGACCGCCAGCGCCTTGTCCAGCTTCAAGCCGCCGCGGCTGACGAAACCGATCGGGTCGCCCCGCACTTCCACCGCGGCGTCCGTCCGCACCGTGAGGCCGGGTTTTTCCTCTTTGCGCCCCTCCACATAGACCCGCCCGCTCATGATGGTCGTGCGGGCGCGCTCGCGGCTGGGGCAGAGACCGCGTTCGAAAAGCAACGTGTCGAGCCGTTGCTTGGCGTTCACAGCGGCACCGCCCGGAGGATACGCGGCCCCACCATCCGCCCAATAGACCGCGCGATGCCCTCCGCGTCCAGCCCGCACAGATGCGCCAGCCGGTCAGGCGCGCCGTGCGTGATGAACCGGTCGCCCAGATTCATCAGCAACACCCCTGACGGCGCGGCACCGTGGGCGGCCAGTGCGGACAACAGCCGGTTTCCGACGCACCCCTCGTGCACACAGTCCTCCACCACGGCCAAACGGCCCGTCTTCTGCAGCGAGACGGAGACGGCGCCCATGTCCAGCGGCTGTAAAGAGGCAAGCTTCAGCACATCGGCCTCGATGCCGGCCGCGGAGAGCCGCTCAGCGGCCTCAAGCACTGTAGAGATCATTGCTCCGTAGGTAACGATCGTCAGCATTGACCCCTCTCGAAGCTGGACGGTATCGAGATGGCAGTCGCTGTAGTGGCTCTCCCCTTTTCGGGGATACCGGATGGCGACAGGCCCCTCCTCTTGCAGCGCCGCGGTCAACATGGCGCGCAACTCGGCAAAGCTAGCCGGCGCCCACAACTTGATATGAGGGATATGCGTCAAAAAAGCCGGGTCAAACACGCCGTGGTGCGTCTCTCCGTCCTCGCCCACGAGCCCCGCGCGGTCCACTGCGAAGACCACCGGCAGCTTCTGCAGCGCCACATCGTGCAGAATCTGGTCGTACGCGCGCTGCAAAAAGGTGGAGTAAACGGCGCAGACGGGGCGCATCCCCTGTTTGGCGAGACCGGCGGCCATCGTCACCGCATGGGCCTCGGCGATGCCCACATCAAAGAATCGCTTTGGGAACTGCAGCGCAAACTCGGACAGTCCGGTACCGTCCTTCATCGCCGCCGTGACGGCGCAGATCCGCTTGTCCGTCCGCGCCAATTCGCACAGAGTGTCGCCGAAGACATCCGAATAGCACCAGGCGCGGCTGCCAAGCTCACGGCCGGAGAACACATCGAAGCGCTTCACGCCGTGGAAAGCCGATGGATCCGCTTCCGACGGGACATACCCGCGCCCTTTCTGGGTAATAAGATGCAGCAACACGGGGCGCCGCATCGCGCGCGCCACCGCGAGCAGGCGGGCGACGGTCTCCACGTCGTGCCCGTCCGTGGGCCCCAGATAGACAAAACCCATCTTCTCAAACATGGATCCCGGCAGAAAGGAGTTTTTGACGGCCGTCTTGAGATTGTGCAGGCAACGGTCCACCCGGCGCCCACCGGGCAGCGCGCCCATGGCCCTGTGATAGATCTCTTTGAGTCGAAAATACTGCGGCTTCAACCGGAGCCTGGACAGGTGCCGGGCCACGCCGCCGACATTTTGGGAGATCGACATGCCGTTGTCATTTAAGATGACGACCAGCGGTTCCTCGCTCTGCCCCGCGTCGTTGAGCGCCTCATAGGCAAGGCCGCCCGTCAAGGCGCCGTCGCCCAGCAGCGCCAACACGTCGTAGGTCTCTCCGCGCAACGTGCGCGCCCGGGCCATCCCAAGCGCGGCCGAGACCGAGGTGGAGGCGTGTCCGGTGGCAAACGCGTCGTGCGGACTCTCATCCGGCTTAGGGAATCCGGCGAGACAACCGTAGGAACGCAGACCGGCAAAGGCCGTCCTGCGATCCGTCAAAATCTTGTGCGTATAACACTGGTGCCCCACGTCGAAAACAATGCGGTCACGCCGTGTGTCATACACCCGATGCAGCGCCACCGTGAGTTCCACCGTCCCCAGATTGGAGGCCAGATGCCCCCCGGAATCAGCCACGTGGTAAAGCAAAAAGTCCCGTATCTCCTGGCAAAGCTGCGGCAAAAGCGCTTTGTCGAGCGCCCTCACGTCCTTGGGACTGTTGATTTTTCCCAGCAGGTTCATCCATGATTACCGCCCGTCGTTGGATTTGCGAAAGATTCGGAAAAAGAGATACAGCATCCGCCCAAGCATGTGCATGATCCTCGTACTCTGCCCCATGCCGACAGATTTGCCCACAGCTTTGCCGCCCACCGTGAGTGCGGCCACCAGACCGGACACGATGAACTGCGTAATCACAAGAGAAACGCCGAGATCCTCGACTACCAGCAGCGCGACCACTACGGAGGTAGTGCCGCTGATGATCCCGCAGATATCCCCCACGACGTCGCTGCAAAAATTGGAGACCTTGTCGGCGCGGCGAATCAGCCACAGCGCCTCCTGCGCGCCCCTCACCCGCCGGGAGGACATCGAGTGAAAAGGCTTTTCCGAAGCAGTCGCCACGGCCATGCCCACGATGTCGAACACGATATTTAAGAGGATAAAGAGCAGCAGCACCGGCACGGACACCGAGTAGCTCACATCTTCGAGCACCCGACCGGAGACAAACGACAGTGCCATGGAGATCACAAATGTCCACAGTACGATGGTGATCGCCCAACGGAGGTGATCCCGCCGGAGCAGACCGCGCCTGCGGCGGCGGCGCTGCGGCGTGAGGGGCGCCCGGCCCGGCTGTTTCTGTCTGCTCAAAACGCTGACCCTCCACAGACAAGGTGACGGCGCCCGCACGGGCCGTCTGGATATCGTCGCACACATCGTACACAAAGGCGCCTCTCACCGCTTCGTGCCGCATCCGGCAGAAATGCCGGATGCGAATCGCCCAATTGTTGAGGCAGCACGGGAAGTAAATCTTACGGCTTAGGTTCGGTTGGTTTTCCCAGCGGCGTACCCCCTGTCGCCAATCGGGCGGTTTCCCTTTGAACGCCGTTCCGCCGCGTTGCCGCCGGCGGGACCGAATTGCCACTGAGTCCGTACTGCAATCCCTCTCGTGCCCCCGAAAGACAGTCTAGGTGTTTTCCACCACAGGACGGTCGGCTCTTAGCCTCTTTTGCAGACATGGTTTCAGAGAGCCCGGCGCATACGCGCCGAAAGCGCCCCTCCTTGGCCCAGGAAGGTCCGTTCTACCCCTCATCCGCCGCTGTCCACGCAAGGCAGGCTACTCTGCACACAGCACAAAACAGCACCGCATTGCAGGTTTCACCCTGAGTCGTAGGCGGCTTTCGTCTCCTTCCGCCTCCCACAAGAACAGGTCTCCACGGCAACCGGGTGGTCGGCCACATGCCATTGCGGCCCGCCCGAAAGCCTTAACCCCCAGCACCCACCCCACACTGGGCGTATGCAGCAGGCACCAGGGACTTCATCGATATGCCCTTCAACGGATTTTTAGGCCCGTCTTGGGAACCGCCGGCTCTGACTAGAATACTGCGTCTCAACCATTGTGCGATTACTTATTGTACCACAGCACGGGGAAATAGGCAAGTGCGCATTCACCGGCCATTTGCGTCAAAAATCCTACAAAAATCCGCAAGAAAAAAGATTGACAACAAAAACTGCGGTCTGTTATGATGAATTATCTTTTGCGAAAGCCGTGAACAAAAGACATCTGAGAAGAAAGACTGACAGGAGGAAACAACATTGAAGAAGAGCAGAAACACACGCATCCTCTCCCTGGTGGCCACCCTGGCCGTACTGGCGACGCTCACCGCCGCACTGTTGGCGCCGGCCGCCGCCGCGGCCGAAGACAAGATCACCATTACGCTAAACGGAGCCGTCGTCATCCCCCGTGACGCCGACGGCAACGAAGTCCTCCCTCTCCTGCGCAGCGGCAGCACATACCTGCCGGTGCGCGGCGTCGCCGGTCTGCTGGGTCTGGCGGTCGACTGGGACGGCGAGACCCGGACCGTCTACCTGGGTGACAAACCCGATACGCCCGTCTCAGAGGCGCGTGAAGGCGGTTTGATCACCCTCTGCTTGCACGGCGCCGTCTCCGTGCCCCGCGACATCGACGGAAACGCCGTGGAGCCCTTTATTGAGGGCGGCTCCACCTTTTTGCCGGTACGCGGCATCTCGAGCCTGCTGGGCCTCTCGGTCGACTGGGACGGCGAAACCAGGACCGTCCTGCTCCTGAGCGCCTCGGCGCCGGCTCCCTCCGAGTTCGCCGCGGATACGGACAACAAAATCCCTTACGACACCGCTCTCACCATCGAAGGCGCCGCCGGTGTAGAGCGGGCCGCCGACCACAAGGACTCCCCCTATTTCCATGCGCTCGACTACTACCGTATGAAGTCCGGCGGCACCCTGACGCTGCTGGAAAATTTCAAGACACAGCAACAGACCACCGAGTGGACCTGCGGCACGTCGGCCGCTCTCATGGTTCTTGAGTATTACGGCCTGCGCGGCACGGAGAGCGACCAGTCGCTGGTGCGTCTGCGCGGCAAGGACCAGCCGGGGTACTCCTCGCTCACGCACATGCGGAACATTTTCGAGAGACTCGGTGGTTTTGCGTCGGACCATACATACAACTACGCAAACACCGACGACATCACCCAGGCGATGCTGCTGGATTTCCTGAAACGAGATATCCCCGTCATGGTCGAGTGGTGCGACTGGAACGGACACTGGCAGGTCATCATCGGCTACGACACCATGGGTACCGCGAACGAGGCTGACGATGTGCTGATCCTGGCCGATCCGTACGACACCTCCGACCACTGGCAGGACGGTTACATCACGATCAACGCCGAACGTTTCTTCTACACTTGGAGCAATACCTATCCTTTCGACGACGGCGGCAAAGACAAACTCTTCCTCGCCGTCTGGCCGGCAGACAGATGATCGGGCTCCACTTTCATCAAAAAGACTCTTGACCGCGGCGAGCAAATGTGGTATAGTAAAGTTTACCTGTAAAGGGTTCTTTTTTTGATGGGAAAATTTCGGAGCCGCCGGCAACGTGCGGCCTCCTCTCCGCTTACAGAAAGGATGTGTTTCTCATGCGCGTGAAAATCACCCTGTCGTGTACCGAGTGCAAGCAGCGCAACTACAACACGATGAAAAACAAGAAAAATGACCCGGATCGCCTGGAGATGAACAAGTACTGTCGTTTCTGCCGCAAACATACGCCGCACAAAGAATCCAAATAAGACCGCCGCGCCGCGCGGCATAGACGACGCCCGGGGCTCTCCCGCGGCTTCCAATCAAAACGGGTGGGTGAGAACATGTCTGAGACCGACAACAAAAATGGCGACCTCCACAGCGGCGCCGACAAAAAGCCCGAGGCAAAGAAAACTGCCAAAAAACGCGCGCCCAAGGGCCAGGGCCGTGTCGCGCTCTGGATGCGCGAGATGCGTTCCGAGCTGAAGAAGGTCGTCTGGCCCGCACCGAAGCAGGTGCTAAACAACTCGACCATCGTCATTGTATCCGTTATCCTGATCGGCGGCATCATCGCCGTGTATGACCTGTTGGCCAATCGCCTGCTCACCGCGGTGATCGGCCTCTTCCAGAGTTGATCTGCAATGTCTGAGAATGCAAAGTGGTTTGTGGTGCACACTTACTCCGGTTACGAGAACAAGGTGGCCGCCACGATTGAAAAAGCGGTGGAAAACCGCAAGCTCCACGACCTCATCTTAGCCGTCAGCGTCCCGACGCACGAGGTGACAGAGATCACTGACTCCAAGCGCAAGACCGTGGAGCGCAAGATCTTTCCCGGTTATGTTCTCGTCAAGATGGTCATGACGGACGAGAGCTGGCACGTTGTACGCAACACCCGCGGCGTGACCGGCTTTGTGGGCCCCGGTTCGAGGCCCGTACCGCTGACCGAGCAGGAAGTGGCCGCTCTCGGTGTGGAGAAACACGAAGTCGTCGTGGCCTATGCGGTGGG includes these proteins:
- the recN gene encoding DNA repair protein RecN, with amino-acid sequence MLSLLHIENIAVIEQAEIVFGAGLNVLTGETGAGKSIVIDALGAVIGLRTSRELVRAGAAAARVSALFDDPAPPVRALLRENGFDLGTETELLIQREITADGRQVCRVAGRLATVSLLRRLGEALLQIHGQHDSQTLLSEERHLILLDRFAGLEAQVNAYRAAFDEWKKIEEQCDRLRMSEEERARRINHLAYCCEEIEAARLGEGEEASLRTRRRVLRNAGRIQAGLEQVRLCLLGDDEAPGAASQLASAARALADIADLEAAYAQIRDRLEELGYLVEDAARDVDAHADAAEDVPGELAAVEERLDLLYRLKQKYGGSAADVAAYGARCREELDGLLSAGQTLKAWEETRWRAQTHAIALAADLTKDRRAAAETLTRRVQRELAGLDMAGVSFLVETAPRTGDDALRSRGTDEVRLLLSANPGEPPKSITRVASGGELSRIMLALKHVLAESDETVSLVFDEIDAGVSGRAAGRVAERLALLARDRQVLCVTHLPQIAAMADAHFGIRKDVTRAHALTEVACLDEDGRVDEIARLLGGLTVTDITRENAREQMCAAGRFKAQNRSGRRACAGNQ
- the argR gene encoding arginine repressor; translated protein: MKFSRQAKLLEIIEAEDIETQEELSTRLRTFGYNTTQATISRDIKELRLVKSPTGRGRYKYALPTGEGDPVFSDRFRTIFCESVLSYEQAQNIVVLKTMPGVAMAAASALDSMRLPDLVGSLAGDDTAFLVLKDNQKAETLCRRLQTILA
- a CDS encoding NAD(+)/NADH kinase, whose protein sequence is MKKVALYPNPERDKGFGATLAVAALCRAAGAAVTLPETCAAGLPDTPHIAVCPEAEALRGADCIVVLGGDGTILHAAKAASKADIPILGVNLGRVGFMTELEADELPLLREVLAGRFSRDRRMMLRVEVLRGGLVAEEALALNDAVLTGGLTGRVIPLEVLSDGQLILGFFGDGIIVATPTGSTAYSMSAGGPIIEPAADGLVVTPLCPHALFARSIVFSAGRRLTLRPKPGNPAFLTVDGSSLPLQPGDEVSIGRAPSHTTLIRVKAYGFYEHLNRKLRRPP
- a CDS encoding TlyA family RNA methyltransferase gives rise to the protein MNAKQRLDTLLFERGLCPSRERARTTIMSGRVYVEGRKEEKPGLTVRTDAAVEVRGDPIGFVSRGGLKLDKALAVFQIDVAGMLALDAGASTGGFTDCLLRRGAARVWAVDVGYGQLDWGLRRDGRVVVMERTNIRYVTPEQIGAALDIAVMDLSFISLGLVLPPVAQLLKPDGRAVCLVKPQFEAGRDKVGKKGVVRDPAVHRAVLAGFLETAARCGYAVRGLSHSPVKGPEGNIEYLAFLVRGAAADAADLEAAVAEAHAQLGG
- the dxs gene encoding 1-deoxy-D-xylulose-5-phosphate synthase; protein product: MNLLGKINSPKDVRALDKALLPQLCQEIRDFLLYHVADSGGHLASNLGTVELTVALHRVYDTRRDRIVFDVGHQCYTHKILTDRRTAFAGLRSYGCLAGFPKPDESPHDAFATGHASTSVSAALGMARARTLRGETYDVLALLGDGALTGGLAYEALNDAGQSEEPLVVILNDNGMSISQNVGGVARHLSRLRLKPQYFRLKEIYHRAMGALPGGRRVDRCLHNLKTAVKNSFLPGSMFEKMGFVYLGPTDGHDVETVARLLAVARAMRRPVLLHLITQKGRGYVPSEADPSAFHGVKRFDVFSGRELGSRAWCYSDVFGDTLCELARTDKRICAVTAAMKDGTGLSEFALQFPKRFFDVGIAEAHAVTMAAGLAKQGMRPVCAVYSTFLQRAYDQILHDVALQKLPVVFAVDRAGLVGEDGETHHGVFDPAFLTHIPHIKLWAPASFAELRAMLTAALQEEGPVAIRYPRKGESHYSDCHLDTVQLREGSMLTIVTYGAMISTVLEAAERLSAAGIEADVLKLASLQPLDMGAVSVSLQKTGRLAVVEDCVHEGCVGNRLLSALAAHGAAPSGVLLMNLGDRFITHGAPDRLAHLCGLDAEGIARSIGRMVGPRILRAVPL
- the rpmG gene encoding 50S ribosomal protein L33; translation: MRVKITLSCTECKQRNYNTMKNKKNDPDRLEMNKYCRFCRKHTPHKESK
- the secE gene encoding preprotein translocase subunit SecE — translated: MSETDNKNGDLHSGADKKPEAKKTAKKRAPKGQGRVALWMREMRSELKKVVWPAPKQVLNNSTIVIVSVILIGGIIAVYDLLANRLLTAVIGLFQS
- the nusG gene encoding transcription termination/antitermination protein NusG; protein product: MSENAKWFVVHTYSGYENKVAATIEKAVENRKLHDLILAVSVPTHEVTEITDSKRKTVERKIFPGYVLVKMVMTDESWHVVRNTRGVTGFVGPGSRPVPLTEQEVAALGVEKHEVVVAYAVGDSVKIIDGPLENFIGLVEEIATDKNRVRVVVSMFGRETPVELELDQVEPMVS